From one Henriciella marina DSM 19595 genomic stretch:
- a CDS encoding 3-hydroxybutyrate dehydrogenase, translated as MLHKGKTALVTGSTSGIGKAIAKAFAREGANVVLNGLVKPGEDEALVKEFKSEFDVEVGFSGANLTDPEAIEGLIGYTVREFGGVDILANNAGVQHVSPIEDFPVDKWDLIIALNLTAAFHTTRMVMGPMKEKGWGRIINTASAHALVASPFKSAYVAAKHGIAGLTKVVALEGAQSGVRCNAICPGYVHTPLVDAQIADTARARGISEEEVKQTVLLAAQPTKEFVTAEQVGDMAVFLTSPSANQINGALMQMDGGWVAQ; from the coding sequence ATGTTGCATAAGGGAAAAACCGCGCTCGTAACCGGCTCAACCAGCGGTATTGGCAAAGCCATTGCGAAAGCCTTTGCACGGGAAGGCGCGAATGTTGTTCTGAACGGGCTGGTCAAACCTGGCGAAGACGAAGCGCTGGTCAAGGAATTCAAGTCTGAGTTCGATGTCGAGGTGGGGTTCTCGGGGGCAAATTTGACAGACCCCGAAGCCATTGAGGGCCTGATCGGCTATACGGTTCGCGAGTTTGGCGGCGTCGACATCCTCGCCAATAATGCAGGTGTCCAGCATGTCTCGCCGATCGAGGATTTTCCGGTCGACAAGTGGGATCTGATCATTGCGCTCAATCTGACAGCGGCGTTCCACACGACGCGGATGGTGATGGGGCCGATGAAGGAAAAGGGATGGGGCCGCATCATCAACACGGCCAGTGCGCACGCGCTTGTCGCCTCGCCGTTCAAATCCGCCTATGTCGCCGCCAAGCACGGCATTGCGGGCCTGACCAAGGTGGTCGCGCTGGAGGGTGCGCAATCAGGTGTTCGCTGTAACGCCATCTGCCCGGGCTATGTGCACACGCCGTTGGTCGATGCGCAGATTGCCGATACTGCCAGGGCGCGTGGCATCAGCGAAGAAGAGGTCAAACAGACCGTTCTGCTGGCTGCGCAACCGACCAAGGAATTTGTGACCGCCGAACAGGTTGGCGACATGGCGGTCTTCCTGACCAGCCCGTCCGCGAACCAGATCAATGGTGCCCTCATGCAGATGGATGGCGGTTGGGTCGCGCAGTAA
- a CDS encoding HlyC/CorC family transporter — translation MIIGTFIAILCLLGMSAFFSGSETALTAASRTRMHQLERDGDKRAAKVTGLLSDRERLIGAILLGNNLVNILASALATTLFASLMPGAAGVAVATAVMTILVLIFAEVLPKTYAITRADRMAMSVAKPISWLVAGAAWIVIIIQTIVNFTLRMIGAAAPDADFTAEEEIRGAIDYHHFEGGVDEADRHRLVGALDLKDMTVEEVMIHRKNITMLDSTQTSGEIIRQALNSPHTRIPLYNAEDDEITGILHVKDLLRAVVQQKGTIDGIDMTELLREPWFVPETTPLQDQLDLFLKQRNHFALVIDEYGELQGLLTLEDILEEIVGDIRDEHDVPVQGVRPQSDGSVITEGWVTIRDLNRATGWQLPDEEAVTVAGLVIHEAQTIPEPGQRFAFHGHRFDIIRKTRNQITGLRVAPMPEEPEEE, via the coding sequence ATGATTATTGGAACATTTATCGCCATCCTGTGCCTGCTTGGGATGTCGGCTTTCTTTTCAGGCTCCGAAACTGCGCTGACGGCCGCCTCTCGCACACGGATGCACCAGCTCGAGCGCGACGGTGACAAGCGGGCGGCGAAAGTCACAGGGCTTCTCTCAGACCGTGAGAGGCTGATCGGCGCAATCCTGCTCGGCAATAACCTCGTCAATATCCTTGCGTCGGCGCTGGCCACAACGCTGTTTGCCTCGCTGATGCCAGGCGCTGCCGGTGTTGCGGTCGCAACCGCCGTGATGACCATCCTGGTGCTTATTTTCGCCGAAGTCCTGCCGAAGACCTATGCCATCACCCGCGCCGACCGTATGGCCATGTCCGTTGCAAAGCCGATTTCCTGGCTGGTTGCAGGGGCCGCCTGGATCGTCATCATTATCCAGACGATCGTGAATTTCACGCTTCGCATGATCGGCGCGGCGGCCCCGGATGCAGATTTCACGGCCGAAGAGGAAATCCGCGGCGCGATTGATTACCACCATTTCGAAGGCGGTGTGGACGAGGCGGACCGCCACCGGCTTGTCGGCGCGCTCGACCTCAAGGACATGACCGTCGAAGAGGTGATGATCCACCGCAAGAACATCACCATGCTGGACAGCACACAGACCTCCGGCGAGATCATCCGGCAAGCCCTCAACAGCCCGCATACACGCATCCCGCTCTACAATGCAGAGGATGACGAGATTACCGGCATCCTGCACGTCAAAGATCTTTTGCGCGCCGTCGTGCAGCAAAAGGGCACGATTGACGGCATCGATATGACGGAGCTGCTGCGGGAGCCCTGGTTCGTACCCGAAACGACCCCACTACAGGACCAGCTCGACCTCTTCCTTAAGCAGCGCAATCACTTCGCGCTCGTGATCGATGAATATGGCGAGCTGCAGGGCCTTCTGACGCTGGAAGACATTCTGGAAGAGATTGTCGGCGATATTCGCGACGAGCACGACGTGCCCGTTCAGGGCGTGCGCCCGCAATCGGACGGCTCGGTCATCACCGAGGGCTGGGTGACGATCCGCGACCTCAACCGGGCAACCGGCTGGCAGCTTCCCGATGAGGAAGCCGTCACGGTCGCAGGCCTCGTCATTCACGAAGCCCAGACGATCCCGGAACCGGGTCAGCGCTTTGCCTTCCACGGTCACCGCTTCGACATCATCCGCAAGACCCGCAACCAGATCACGGGCCTGCGCGTCGCGCCGATGCCGGAAGAGCCAGAAGAAGAATAG
- a CDS encoding S1 family peptidase gives MRYIPDWIFYLAALGALVIGVFSISPNQDAPPATPDSIEREGATLPPPSAFDEAVLVRVEAPRDGIGTAFSINTDGYWLTARHVVDGCSDVSLLVAPNRYLPVRDVSLSDTNDLALLYAPPSMAPVALDISNDLEVGSYGYHVGYPQGRPGEAASRLISRSRLISRGRRVGEESVLAWAETGRTSDLDGTLGGLSGGPVYDAEGKVRGVIIAESPRRGRLYSASPETIRTFLAEQDVVPLGERPVPFEPSNYGGSADRVRQSLQVVKVACQVDEPMEAGAL, from the coding sequence GTGAGATACATACCTGACTGGATCTTCTACCTGGCTGCGCTTGGGGCGCTCGTCATCGGCGTGTTTTCCATTTCGCCGAACCAGGATGCGCCGCCCGCGACACCGGACTCGATTGAGCGGGAAGGCGCGACCCTGCCGCCGCCATCCGCCTTCGATGAAGCCGTTCTCGTGCGCGTTGAAGCGCCCCGGGACGGGATCGGCACGGCCTTCTCGATCAACACCGATGGATACTGGCTGACCGCCCGACACGTGGTCGACGGGTGCAGCGATGTGTCCCTTCTTGTGGCACCCAACCGCTATCTGCCTGTCCGCGATGTCTCATTATCGGACACGAACGACCTGGCGCTCCTTTATGCGCCGCCCAGCATGGCACCCGTTGCGCTCGATATCTCGAATGATCTGGAGGTCGGCAGCTATGGCTATCATGTCGGCTATCCGCAGGGCCGGCCCGGAGAAGCGGCGAGCCGGCTTATCTCCCGCTCAAGACTTATTTCGAGGGGCCGACGCGTTGGCGAGGAATCAGTTCTCGCCTGGGCCGAAACAGGACGCACGTCAGACCTCGATGGCACGCTTGGTGGACTCAGCGGCGGACCGGTCTACGACGCAGAGGGCAAGGTACGCGGCGTGATTATCGCCGAGAGCCCGCGCCGTGGACGCCTTTATAGCGCCTCGCCTGAGACCATCCGGACGTTCCTCGCCGAACAGGATGTCGTCCCGCTTGGTGAACGCCCCGTGCCTTTCGAGCCAAGCAACTATGGCGGCTCGGCCGACCGCGTCCGACAGAGCCTGCAGGTCGTCAAAGTCGCCTGCCAGGTGGATGAACCCATGGAGGCGGGCGCCCTATGA
- a CDS encoding lysozyme inhibitor LprI family protein translates to MSGLNMSMLVAGLLAFAASGAASAQADNSTPSAGGVQMQQCLDQAGNISADRAACIGTIINACPGIEGSTSDMVECIDRELTFWDARLNGAYKDLRAVYAEQDQDEPDGMQLADDLRDTQRAWIAWRDAKCSFAYREFRGGTIGRITGADCMNSMTAARAMELEEHIANARM, encoded by the coding sequence ATGTCTGGTTTGAATATGAGCATGTTGGTTGCGGGCCTGTTGGCTTTCGCAGCTTCGGGCGCAGCCTCAGCGCAGGCCGATAACAGCACGCCCTCGGCTGGCGGCGTTCAGATGCAGCAATGCCTGGATCAGGCCGGTAATATCAGTGCCGACCGCGCTGCATGTATCGGCACGATCATTAACGCCTGCCCCGGCATTGAAGGCTCAACGAGCGACATGGTCGAATGCATCGACCGAGAGCTCACCTTCTGGGACGCGCGCCTCAATGGCGCCTATAAGGACCTGCGTGCGGTCTATGCTGAACAGGATCAGGACGAGCCAGACGGCATGCAACTCGCTGACGATCTGCGGGACACCCAGCGCGCCTGGATCGCGTGGCGCGATGCCAAGTGCAGCTTTGCCTACCGCGAATTTCGAGGCGGCACGATAGGCCGCATTACCGGCGCTGACTGCATGAACAGTATGACCGCAGCGCGCGCAATGGAGCTTGAAGAGCACATCGCAAACGCGAGGATGTAG
- a CDS encoding DUF350 domain-containing protein, producing MGSVFQSFQEGFPTFLMWTGTAGLMLILAVAIYILLTPWKELALVRGGNGTAGLALSGAIVGLAIPLASCLASSVSLADLVLWGLVSLILQLLAYRLTDLLLGDLPKRIQADEAGAAIVLIGTKIASAMLLAAGLWDPALQRF from the coding sequence ATGGGTTCAGTCTTTCAGTCCTTTCAGGAAGGTTTTCCGACTTTCCTGATGTGGACCGGTACCGCCGGTCTCATGCTGATCCTCGCGGTCGCGATCTACATATTGCTGACACCCTGGAAGGAACTGGCGCTGGTACGCGGCGGCAACGGCACTGCAGGTCTTGCCCTATCCGGCGCGATTGTCGGCCTTGCCATCCCGCTGGCCTCCTGTCTTGCCTCCAGCGTGTCCTTGGCGGACCTGGTTCTCTGGGGCCTCGTCTCCCTTATCCTCCAGCTTCTGGCCTACAGATTGACCGACCTCCTCCTCGGTGACCTCCCGAAGCGTATCCAGGCCGATGAGGCGGGCGCCGCGATCGTTCTCATCGGAACCAAGATCGCAAGTGCCATGCTCCTCGCCGCCGGCCTCTGGGATCCAGCGCTGCAGCGCTTCTAG
- the aroB gene encoding 3-dehydroquinate synthase, whose translation MTETLAALHTVRVELGTRSYDIEIGAGLLDVAGRYIAPLVRQPRVFVLTDGTVGGFYAGQLEKSLAEADLQMRLKAVSPGEGSKSWAVLGEVLDWLLSEGAGRDDVLVALGGGIVGDLTGLAASLMKRGMTFVQIPTTLLAQVDSSVGGKTAVNAAQGKNLIGSFYQPALVLADTKLLSTLPERERLAGYAEIVKYALIDDPNFFDWLELNGKRVVDLDQDALAEAVAISCRAKARIVSQDERESGVRALLNLGHTFGHALEAANGFQSSLLHGEAVAAGMTLALHYSARQGLMQAEDAARAEALLEKAGLVTQLKRLPGGPYPSDALVEAMKQDKKGRAGRVPLILARGLGKAFIQPDADLADVGEFLQEELQRS comes from the coding sequence ATGACTGAGACCCTTGCTGCCCTCCACACCGTCCGGGTGGAGCTTGGCACGCGCAGCTATGATATCGAGATCGGCGCCGGTCTCCTGGACGTAGCTGGTCGCTATATCGCGCCCTTAGTGCGCCAGCCGCGCGTTTTCGTTCTGACAGATGGTACGGTTGGCGGGTTCTATGCTGGCCAGCTTGAGAAAAGCCTCGCCGAGGCTGACCTGCAGATGCGCCTCAAGGCTGTCTCCCCCGGCGAAGGCTCAAAAAGCTGGGCTGTGCTTGGCGAGGTGCTCGACTGGCTTCTGTCCGAGGGTGCGGGACGTGATGATGTGCTTGTCGCCCTCGGCGGCGGCATTGTCGGCGACCTGACGGGTCTTGCTGCTTCGCTCATGAAGCGCGGCATGACCTTCGTGCAGATCCCGACAACACTTCTGGCGCAGGTGGATAGCTCCGTCGGTGGCAAGACAGCCGTCAACGCAGCGCAGGGCAAGAATCTCATCGGCAGCTTCTATCAGCCCGCCCTGGTCCTTGCCGATACGAAACTCCTCTCGACCCTGCCTGAACGCGAACGCCTCGCCGGCTATGCAGAGATCGTCAAGTACGCGCTTATCGACGACCCGAACTTTTTCGACTGGCTGGAACTGAACGGCAAACGCGTGGTCGACCTCGATCAGGATGCGCTTGCCGAGGCGGTTGCCATCTCCTGCCGCGCCAAGGCGCGCATCGTCTCTCAGGATGAGCGCGAATCCGGTGTCCGGGCGCTTCTCAACCTTGGCCACACTTTTGGCCACGCGCTGGAAGCGGCAAACGGTTTCCAGTCGTCCCTCCTGCACGGCGAAGCGGTCGCTGCTGGCATGACGCTCGCCCTTCATTATTCGGCCCGCCAGGGTCTGATGCAGGCAGAGGACGCTGCCCGCGCTGAGGCGCTGCTTGAAAAGGCGGGTCTGGTGACACAATTGAAGCGCTTACCAGGGGGGCCATATCCATCCGATGCGCTCGTCGAAGCGATGAAGCAGGACAAGAAGGGCCGCGCAGGCCGTGTCCCGCTCATCCTTGCGCGTGGCCTTGGCAAGGCATTCATCCAGCCTGATGCAGACCTCGCCGATGTTGGCGAATTTCTACAAGAGGAGCTCCAGCGGAGCTAA
- a CDS encoding alkene reductase, which translates to MSKTDLFDPVTFNGLTLKNRIALSPLTRARATQDGKAGKLQADYYSQRASAGLLITEATAVTPGGRGGPMLPGLWEDDQIAGWKEVTEAVHARDGLIFSQLWHAGRLSHSSLSADGRTPPVSPSEYSQPGEIFTEQGPKPYEPVHVMTKADIKGMVDAYEAAATRAKKAGFDGIELHAAHSYLISAFLNDITNQRDDEYGGSIENRARFLKEILEACLKVWDGKRIMVRLAPLAHAYGTWDTDPEPLFNHVIDMMNELGIGWLDLVEGDTGVTRTPEPYFDVLKLRTRFKGPTILNNLYTRDMAVDARAKNTGDLVAFGRPFIGNPDLVARLKADAELHEADLKAYYGGGARGYTDFPTMEEA; encoded by the coding sequence ATGTCCAAGACCGATCTTTTCGACCCCGTCACCTTTAACGGCCTGACGCTCAAGAACCGTATTGCCCTGTCGCCGCTGACGCGCGCTCGCGCGACGCAGGACGGCAAGGCGGGAAAGCTCCAGGCGGACTATTACTCACAGCGCGCGAGCGCAGGCCTGCTCATTACCGAGGCAACCGCCGTCACGCCCGGCGGACGCGGCGGCCCCATGCTCCCCGGCCTCTGGGAGGATGATCAGATCGCAGGCTGGAAAGAGGTCACCGAAGCGGTCCACGCCCGGGACGGCCTCATCTTCAGCCAGCTCTGGCACGCAGGCCGTCTCAGCCACTCCTCGCTGAGCGCAGATGGCAGGACGCCTCCCGTCTCCCCGTCAGAGTACAGCCAGCCCGGTGAAATCTTTACAGAACAGGGCCCGAAACCCTATGAGCCGGTCCACGTGATGACCAAGGCGGACATCAAGGGCATGGTCGACGCCTATGAAGCCGCCGCTACCCGCGCGAAGAAGGCAGGCTTTGATGGCATCGAGCTTCATGCCGCGCACTCCTACCTGATCTCCGCTTTCCTCAATGACATAACGAACCAGCGGGATGACGAATACGGCGGCTCCATCGAGAACCGCGCCCGCTTCCTGAAAGAGATACTCGAGGCCTGCCTGAAAGTCTGGGACGGTAAACGCATCATGGTGCGGCTGGCGCCCCTCGCGCATGCCTATGGCACGTGGGACACCGACCCGGAGCCGCTCTTCAATCACGTCATCGACATGATGAATGAGCTTGGGATTGGCTGGCTGGATCTCGTCGAGGGCGATACCGGCGTCACGCGCACGCCAGAGCCCTATTTCGACGTCCTGAAACTTCGGACACGCTTCAAAGGCCCGACCATTCTCAACAATCTCTACACACGCGACATGGCGGTCGACGCCCGAGCCAAGAACACCGGCGACCTCGTCGCCTTTGGTCGCCCATTCATCGGAAACCCAGACCTTGTCGCCCGCCTGAAAGCCGACGCAGAGCTGCACGAAGCAGACCTCAAAGCCTATTATGGCGGCGGCGCCCGCGGCTACACCGACTTTCCAACGATGGAAGAGGCGTAG
- the pyrF gene encoding orotidine-5'-phosphate decarboxylase: MSFADRLVAATDEFGPLCVGLDPHAGRVPALFGGDTPEGLEAWGLAMIEAVKGRAGAIKPQSAFYERHGWQGMRALAVILEAARDAGLTVLMDAKRGDIGSTAEGYASAFLTADAPFPCDALTVNPYMGIDTLEPHVRAAEENAKGVIVLARTSNPGSADFQSKALEGAPLFERVVEALAPMIERLKGDSGWSGLMLVTGATGPDEARRLRDLAPHALFLVPGYGAQGANAAEALSGFVPRGNRFVGGVVSASRSVSFPPEAQRAASLKDWQAAVVGAINAAQADLMAASTR, from the coding sequence ATGAGTTTTGCCGATCGCCTTGTTGCCGCAACCGATGAGTTCGGACCGCTGTGCGTCGGACTGGACCCTCATGCGGGCCGTGTGCCGGCCCTTTTCGGCGGCGACACGCCGGAGGGTCTCGAAGCCTGGGGTCTCGCCATGATCGAGGCCGTAAAAGGCCGCGCCGGGGCGATCAAACCACAGTCTGCCTTCTATGAGCGTCATGGCTGGCAGGGTATGCGGGCGCTGGCCGTCATTCTTGAGGCCGCGCGGGACGCTGGCCTGACCGTCCTCATGGATGCCAAACGCGGCGATATTGGATCCACCGCAGAGGGCTATGCTTCGGCTTTCCTCACCGCAGATGCGCCCTTCCCGTGTGACGCCCTGACGGTGAACCCCTATATGGGCATCGACACGCTGGAGCCGCACGTCCGCGCCGCCGAAGAGAACGCAAAAGGCGTGATCGTTCTAGCCCGTACATCCAATCCCGGCTCAGCCGATTTCCAGTCCAAGGCACTTGAAGGCGCGCCGCTTTTCGAGCGCGTGGTCGAAGCTCTTGCCCCGATGATCGAACGCCTCAAGGGCGACAGCGGCTGGTCGGGCCTGATGCTCGTGACAGGTGCAACCGGCCCGGATGAGGCCCGCCGCCTGCGAGACCTCGCACCGCATGCCCTCTTCCTGGTGCCCGGCTACGGCGCACAGGGCGCGAACGCTGCCGAGGCACTGTCAGGCTTTGTCCCACGGGGAAACCGGTTCGTCGGCGGTGTCGTCAGCGCGTCCCGGTCGGTGAGTTTTCCCCCGGAAGCCCAACGGGCGGCGTCCTTGAAGGACTGGCAAGCTGCCGTGGTGGGTGCCATCAATGCCGCCCAGGCCGATCTCATGGCGGCTTCGACCCGTTAA
- a CDS encoding shikimate kinase, whose product MTAKSSYTADPAQIGQAISNRTVALVGLMGAGKSTVGRRLAEALGRQFYDSDNEIEKAAGLSISDIFSLHGEDEFRRGERRVLERLLSEAPHVLATGGGAYLNPETRDLLRDKAITIWLNADLETLWRRVSRRSHRPLLRADDPKGVLGRLLDERSPIYEKADLVVTSVEGPHRATVNSILQALDEWSQTHND is encoded by the coding sequence ATGACCGCAAAGAGTAGTTACACCGCTGACCCGGCACAAATAGGGCAAGCCATTTCGAATCGCACTGTCGCGCTTGTCGGGCTGATGGGCGCTGGCAAATCAACCGTCGGGCGGCGACTCGCGGAGGCGCTTGGCCGACAGTTCTATGATAGCGATAATGAGATAGAGAAAGCCGCAGGCCTCTCCATTTCCGACATCTTCTCGCTGCATGGCGAAGACGAATTCCGCCGTGGCGAGCGCCGTGTGCTCGAACGCCTGCTCAGCGAGGCACCTCATGTCCTTGCAACAGGCGGCGGGGCCTATCTTAATCCGGAAACGCGCGATCTCTTGCGGGACAAGGCAATTACCATCTGGCTGAATGCCGACCTCGAGACGCTCTGGCGGCGGGTTTCCCGGCGAAGCCATCGCCCGCTTCTCAGGGCAGACGATCCGAAAGGCGTACTGGGCCGCCTCCTTGACGAGAGATCGCCGATCTACGAGAAGGCCGACCTCGTCGTGACAAGCGTGGAAGGTCCGCATCGCGCAACGGTCAATAGTATTCTCCAGGCGCTAGATGAATGGAGCCAGACCCATAATGACTGA
- a CDS encoding enoyl-CoA hydratase/isomerase family protein, protein MPDTATTFEEILYEVSDHIATITLNAPDRMNTISGPMLDGLSSALLKADADTDVRCVILTGAGRAFCAGLNLESATKGEGMGSGAVSSANLDLRNTPPTILFNMDTPTICAINGGAAGYGMDTALGCDIRIMSDKAKMAAAFTKRGILPESGGTWFLPRMLGWEKACELIFTGRTLKADECLAEGLCSKVVAHDSLMDEARALAAEVVGNAPLAVQASKRLMRMGLSEPFTEHVHHVFLQLLPLMRTEDAREGMMAFLEKREANFKGK, encoded by the coding sequence ATGCCAGATACCGCCACGACTTTCGAAGAAATCCTCTATGAGGTGAGCGACCATATCGCGACGATCACGCTGAATGCGCCGGACCGTATGAACACCATCTCCGGACCGATGCTGGACGGTCTTTCCAGCGCGCTGCTGAAAGCAGATGCCGACACGGATGTGCGCTGCGTGATCCTCACCGGTGCAGGCCGCGCTTTCTGCGCCGGCCTCAACCTCGAAAGCGCAACCAAGGGCGAAGGGATGGGCTCCGGCGCGGTCTCATCGGCCAATCTGGACCTGCGCAATACGCCGCCGACGATCCTCTTCAACATGGACACGCCAACCATCTGCGCCATCAATGGCGGCGCGGCAGGTTATGGCATGGACACGGCGCTTGGCTGCGATATCCGCATCATGTCCGACAAGGCCAAGATGGCGGCCGCCTTTACCAAGCGCGGTATCCTGCCGGAAAGCGGCGGCACCTGGTTCCTGCCGCGCATGCTGGGCTGGGAAAAGGCATGCGAGCTCATCTTCACGGGCCGCACGCTCAAGGCAGATGAATGCCTCGCCGAAGGCCTCTGCTCAAAGGTCGTCGCGCATGACAGCCTGATGGACGAAGCACGCGCACTGGCAGCCGAAGTCGTCGGGAATGCGCCGCTCGCCGTTCAGGCCTCGAAGCGCCTCATGCGTATGGGCCTCTCGGAGCCGTTCACGGAACACGTCCACCACGTCTTCCTGCAGCTCCTGCCGCTGATGCGGACAGAAGATGCGCGCGAAGGCATGATGGCATTTCTCGAAAAGCGCGAGGCGAACTTCAAAGGCAAATAG
- a CDS encoding PQQ-dependent dehydrogenase, methanol/ethanol family, which translates to MKPVRLAATATLSALWLTACGNPSEDGTNVQAPTPPEAGTEASLTGAASVDEARLANAANTPAEWLTYNGSYDEQRHSGLTGITEENISELAPAWTYGLQTGRGIESTPIVVDGVMYLTSSWSVVYALDPVTGDELWVYDPEVDKAVGVKACCDVVNRGVAVYDGKVYVGVIDGRLEALDAETGEVEWSKVTVDQSKPYTITGAPRIVKGNVLIGNGGAELGVRGYLSAYDAETGDLDWRFYTVPNPNKEPDGAASDAIFAELANETWGDDGAWVTDGGGGTVWDSIVYDEVNNQIIFGVGNGSPWNADIRDPSSDGDNLFVSSIVAVNADTGEYNWHYQTTPRDNWDYTATQHIMLAELPLGENGETRRVAMQAPKNGFFYVVDAATGELISGEPYATINWAEGLDEDGRPIENPEARNNDPATYSGFVQVPAPYGAHNWHPMAMNPDLGLVYIPAMELGQAYITDPRFNSKPSKWNTGMDFSAGMPLRYPEGTVQALRAAAKGTLVAWDPVAQEARWTVEHEAGWNGGLLSTASGIVFQGKLDGSFIAYDAATGEELWSDQLNSGALSGPMTYEVDGEQYVTITTGWGHAYGLAAGMLFKDTVPPALGKVITFKLGGEAEIPPLDTDLIVEPTPKSEAFGDEEMLEAGLIHYSRNCGVCHGLLGISSGVLPDLRWSTYTASADAWNNVVMNGALASNGMVAFDDVLTPEDSEAIRAYVVTQAHMNRGDGDGGPAAPTGAGPEPSDEAIGPGMESDVEPEMETGEQ; encoded by the coding sequence ATGAAACCTGTGCGCCTTGCTGCAACAGCGACGCTGTCTGCACTCTGGCTGACGGCATGCGGAAACCCGTCTGAGGACGGTACCAATGTCCAAGCCCCCACCCCGCCTGAAGCAGGCACAGAAGCATCGCTTACGGGCGCTGCCAGTGTCGATGAAGCGCGTCTTGCAAATGCGGCCAATACGCCTGCTGAGTGGCTGACCTATAATGGCAGCTATGACGAGCAGCGCCACTCCGGGCTGACCGGCATCACCGAGGAAAACATCAGTGAGCTTGCCCCCGCCTGGACCTATGGTCTTCAGACAGGACGCGGCATCGAGTCCACACCGATCGTCGTCGACGGCGTCATGTACCTCACCTCTTCGTGGTCGGTGGTTTACGCCCTCGACCCGGTCACGGGTGACGAGCTCTGGGTATACGATCCAGAGGTCGACAAAGCGGTCGGCGTAAAGGCCTGCTGCGATGTCGTGAACCGCGGCGTCGCCGTCTATGACGGCAAGGTTTATGTCGGTGTCATTGATGGCCGCCTTGAGGCGCTCGACGCCGAAACAGGCGAGGTCGAATGGAGCAAGGTCACCGTCGACCAGTCGAAGCCCTACACGATCACCGGGGCCCCGCGCATCGTCAAAGGCAATGTACTGATCGGCAATGGCGGCGCAGAACTTGGCGTTCGCGGCTATCTGTCAGCCTATGACGCAGAAACGGGCGATCTGGACTGGCGTTTCTACACCGTCCCGAACCCCAACAAGGAGCCGGACGGCGCCGCCTCTGACGCAATCTTCGCAGAACTCGCGAACGAGACATGGGGCGATGATGGCGCCTGGGTCACCGATGGCGGCGGTGGTACTGTCTGGGACTCGATCGTCTATGACGAGGTCAACAACCAGATCATCTTCGGCGTCGGCAACGGGTCGCCTTGGAATGCCGACATTCGCGACCCCAGCAGTGATGGCGACAACCTTTTTGTTTCCTCCATCGTCGCAGTGAACGCCGATACCGGTGAATATAACTGGCACTATCAGACCACCCCGCGCGACAATTGGGACTATACGGCGACCCAGCACATCATGCTGGCTGAGCTTCCGCTCGGTGAGAATGGTGAGACCCGCCGCGTCGCGATGCAGGCGCCAAAGAACGGCTTTTTCTATGTCGTGGATGCGGCAACGGGGGAGCTCATCTCCGGTGAGCCTTACGCAACCATCAACTGGGCCGAAGGCCTCGATGAGGACGGCCGTCCGATCGAAAACCCTGAAGCGCGCAATAATGATCCGGCCACCTATAGCGGCTTCGTTCAGGTGCCTGCGCCCTATGGCGCCCATAACTGGCATCCGATGGCGATGAATCCGGACCTTGGCCTTGTCTACATTCCGGCAATGGAGCTGGGTCAGGCCTACATTACTGATCCGCGCTTCAATTCGAAACCATCCAAATGGAATACCGGCATGGACTTCTCCGCCGGCATGCCGCTGCGCTATCCCGAAGGTACTGTGCAGGCACTGCGCGCGGCCGCGAAAGGCACACTTGTGGCCTGGGACCCTGTGGCACAGGAAGCGCGCTGGACAGTTGAGCATGAAGCCGGCTGGAATGGCGGCCTCCTGTCAACCGCAAGCGGGATTGTGTTCCAGGGCAAGCTCGACGGTAGCTTCATTGCCTATGATGCAGCAACTGGCGAAGAGCTTTGGAGCGACCAGCTTAACTCCGGCGCACTGTCAGGCCCGATGACCTACGAGGTCGATGGCGAACAATATGTGACCATCACAACCGGCTGGGGTCATGCCTATGGTCTGGCCGCCGGGATGCTGTTCAAGGACACCGTCCCACCGGCCTTGGGCAAGGTCATCACCTTCAAGCTTGGCGGGGAGGCTGAAATACCGCCGCTCGATACCGACCTTATTGTCGAACCGACCCCAAAGAGTGAAGCTTTCGGCGACGAGGAAATGCTTGAAGCAGGCCTCATCCATTACTCACGTAATTGCGGCGTCTGCCACGGTCTTCTGGGCATCAGCTCCGGCGTGCTGCCGGACCTTCGCTGGTCGACCTATACCGCAAGCGCCGATGCCTGGAATAACGTCGTGATGAACGGCGCTCTTGCCAGCAATGGCATGGTTGCCTTCGATGACGTTCTCACCCCTGAGGACTCAGAGGCCATCCGCGCCTATGTCGTCACGCAGGCGCACATGAACCGCGGCGATGGTGATGGCGGCCCAGCTGCCCCAACCGGCGCAGGCCCAGAGCCGTCCGATGAAGCCATCGGCCCCGGCATGGAGTCCGACGTCGAGCCTGAAATGGAAACAGGTGAGCAGTAG